A part of Oncorhynchus kisutch isolate 150728-3 linkage group LG2, Okis_V2, whole genome shotgun sequence genomic DNA contains:
- the rps9 gene encoding small ribosomal subunit protein uS4 — MPVARSWVCRKTYVTPRRPFEKSRLDQELKLIGEYGLRNKREVWRVKFTLAKIRKAARELLTLDEKDPKRLFEGNALLRRLVRIGVLDEGKMKLDYILGLKVEDFLERRLQTQVFKLGLAKSIHHARVLIRQRHIRVRKQVVNIPSFVVRLDSQKHIDFSLRSPYGGGRPGRVKRKNAKKGQGGAGGADEEEED; from the exons ATGCCCGTTGCCAGGAGTTGGGTTTGTCGCAAGACATACGTCACACCCCGCCGCCCCTTCGAGAAGTCTCGTCTCGACCAGGAGCTTAAACTTATCG GGGAGTATGGTCTGAGAAACAAGCGTGAGGTGTGGAGGGTGAAGTTCACCCTGGCCAAGATTCGCAAGGCCGCCAGAGAGCTGCTCACTCTGGATGAGAAGGACCCCAAGCGTCTTTTTGAAG GTAACGCCCTGCTCAGGCGTCTGGTGAGAATCGGTGTGCTGGATGAGGGCAAGATGAAGCTCGATTACATCCTGGGCCTGAAGGTGGAGGACTTCTTGGAGAGGAGGCTCCAGACGCAGGTCTTCAAGTTGGGCCTTGCTAAGAGCATCCACCATGCCCGCGTTCTCATCCGCCAGAGGCACATCCG tGTGCGCAAGCAGGTAGTCAACATCCCCTCCTTCGTGGTGCGCCTGGACAGCCAGAAGCACATTGACTTCTCCCTGCGTTCACCATACGGTGGCGGACGCCCCGGCCGTGTCAAGAGAAAGAATGCCAAGAAGGGCCAGGGTGGTGCTGGGGGAgctgatgaggaagaggaggattaa